Proteins co-encoded in one Ralstonia sp. RRA genomic window:
- the nudB gene encoding dihydroneopterin triphosphate diphosphatase: MPHKIPVSVLVVIHTPDLHVLVMERADHPGFWQSVTGSCDALDEPLAETARREVQEETGIDTGRHHLIDWGHQIEYEIYPRWRHRYAPGVTRNTEHWFGLLVSGKVPVRLSPREHLQAEWLPYEDAAARCFSRSNGEAILQLPERLAAYTARQAAIAKDQA, translated from the coding sequence ATGCCGCACAAGATTCCCGTTTCCGTTCTCGTCGTCATCCACACGCCTGATCTTCATGTGCTGGTGATGGAGCGGGCGGATCACCCGGGCTTCTGGCAATCCGTCACTGGCAGTTGCGATGCCCTTGATGAGCCCCTGGCCGAAACCGCCCGCCGCGAGGTGCAGGAGGAAACTGGCATTGATACGGGCCGGCATCACCTGATCGACTGGGGCCACCAGATCGAATACGAGATCTACCCGCGCTGGCGCCACCGCTACGCACCGGGCGTCACACGCAACACCGAGCACTGGTTCGGCCTGCTGGTGAGCGGCAAGGTGCCGGTGCGATTGTCGCCACGCGAGCATCTCCAGGCCGAATGGCTACCCTATGAAGACGCCGCTGCGCGCTGCTTCTCACGCAGCAACGGCGAGGCCATCCTGCAACTGCCCGAGCGTCTGGCGGCCTACACGGCCCGCCAGGCCGCCATCGCAAAGGATCAGGCCTGA